In Alicyclobacillus macrosporangiidus CPP55, a single window of DNA contains:
- a CDS encoding sensor histidine kinase, whose product MRHGLGAQGLGGRVQVRVTSERDAVRVEVTDDGPGFPREMLSAQGNPELGHPGGVGMAIVRERLEALFGPGHTLHLENAEPHGARVWFTLPAGAAGVSEVRA is encoded by the coding sequence GTGCGCCACGGCCTCGGTGCGCAGGGGCTGGGCGGCCGGGTACAGGTCCGGGTGACGAGCGAACGGGACGCCGTGCGGGTGGAGGTCACGGACGACGGGCCTGGATTCCCGCGGGAGATGTTATCCGCCCAGGGCAACCCGGAGCTCGGCCACCCCGGCGGCGTCGGGATGGCCATCGTGCGCGAGCGCCTCGAGGCCCTGTTCGGTCCGGGGCACACGCTGCATCTGGAGAATGCCGAGCCTCACGGAGCGCGTGTCTGGTTCACCCTCCCCGCGGGCGCCGCGGGGGTATCGGAGGTGCGGGCATGA
- a CDS encoding ABC transporter permease subunit, which yields MAKQILKFIPVVLLLAIVPFLLPGGRLGTYYLTLTILSVSYAIACLGLTVVLGYSGQVSLAQAAFYGLGSYTLAILTVKHHWPFWPSALLGVIVPTLFGLFLGAISLRLTTHYLALVTIGFQVIISLVLNNWGTVTGGADGISNIPRPTIGPLSFVDDRNYYWLMLVFLCLAVYVVYRLRHSRLGNALLALREDEIAASSAGINLFWAKVLAFSMSAALGGLAGVLYAAGALYISPNIYIFDQSVLFFSMTLVGGQESIIGTILGAGLLTFLPEWLRFLKDYYIAVYGLLVIVVVLFLPEGLWGLVQRGVRATLRLMKKEKPVETAAVVETLVQRAGPVKRPQPSEQVLLEVKDLHKHFGGIKAVNGVSFTVRKGDVAVLIGPNGSGKTTVLNVLSGIYEPTSGEVWFDGRNISGLKPHVINRLGIARTFQNIRLFPELTALENVIVGYYPKGTVGLTGTLLSTPRGYLEERIARERAEETLRLLGFTRIHEKAKNLPYGQQRIVEIARAMVCQPQLLLLDEPAAGMNTEETKELSHLVYRLHELGFTILLIEHDMSFVSQVATQAYVMDFGSKIAEGSVDEVLRNPAVIKAYLGDDAEYDYA from the coding sequence ATGGCAAAACAGATCCTGAAGTTCATCCCCGTGGTCCTGCTGCTGGCCATCGTTCCGTTTCTGCTGCCCGGCGGGCGGCTCGGGACGTACTATCTGACCCTGACCATTCTGTCCGTCTCCTACGCCATCGCCTGCCTCGGCTTGACGGTGGTGCTCGGGTACTCTGGCCAGGTATCTCTGGCCCAGGCGGCGTTTTACGGCCTCGGTTCGTACACCCTGGCCATCTTGACCGTCAAGCACCATTGGCCGTTCTGGCCCTCTGCATTGCTCGGCGTCATCGTGCCGACCTTGTTCGGTCTGTTTTTGGGCGCCATCTCCCTGCGCCTGACGACGCACTACTTGGCCCTGGTGACCATCGGATTCCAAGTGATCATCTCGCTCGTGCTGAACAACTGGGGAACCGTCACCGGCGGCGCCGATGGCATCTCCAACATTCCCCGGCCGACCATCGGCCCGCTGTCGTTCGTCGATGACCGCAACTACTACTGGCTGATGCTGGTCTTCCTGTGCCTCGCGGTGTACGTGGTGTACCGACTGCGCCACTCGCGCCTCGGCAACGCCCTCCTGGCTTTGCGCGAGGACGAGATCGCCGCCTCAAGCGCCGGCATCAACCTCTTCTGGGCGAAGGTGCTGGCCTTCTCTATGAGCGCCGCCCTCGGCGGGTTGGCGGGCGTGCTGTACGCGGCGGGGGCGCTGTACATCAGCCCGAACATCTACATCTTTGACCAGTCGGTGTTGTTCTTTTCGATGACGCTGGTCGGCGGCCAGGAGTCTATCATCGGCACCATCCTCGGCGCCGGGCTGCTGACGTTCCTGCCTGAGTGGCTGCGCTTCCTGAAGGACTACTACATCGCGGTGTACGGGCTGCTGGTCATCGTCGTCGTGCTTTTTTTGCCGGAAGGCCTGTGGGGCCTGGTGCAACGCGGTGTGCGCGCCACCCTGCGGCTGATGAAGAAGGAAAAGCCAGTCGAGACGGCTGCTGTCGTCGAGACACTCGTGCAGCGAGCCGGGCCGGTCAAGCGTCCTCAACCGAGTGAGCAGGTCTTGCTCGAAGTGAAGGACCTGCACAAGCACTTCGGCGGTATCAAAGCCGTCAACGGCGTCAGTTTCACGGTCCGCAAGGGCGACGTCGCCGTCCTCATCGGACCGAATGGATCGGGCAAGACGACGGTCCTCAACGTGCTCAGCGGCATCTACGAACCGACCTCTGGGGAGGTGTGGTTCGACGGCCGCAACATCTCGGGGCTGAAACCGCACGTGATCAACCGCCTCGGCATCGCGCGCACGTTTCAGAACATCCGGTTGTTCCCGGAGCTGACCGCGCTGGAGAACGTGATCGTCGGCTATTATCCCAAAGGCACGGTCGGTCTGACGGGTACGTTGTTGTCGACACCGCGCGGGTATCTGGAGGAACGCATCGCGCGCGAGCGCGCCGAGGAGACGCTGCGTCTGCTCGGGTTTACGCGCATCCATGAGAAGGCGAAGAATCTGCCTTACGGCCAGCAGCGCATAGTCGAGATCGCGCGGGCGATGGTCTGCCAGCCGCAGCTGTTGTTGCTCGACGAGCCGGCGGCCGGAATGAACACGGAGGAGACGAAAGAACTCTCGCATCTCGTCTACCGGCTGCACGAACTTGGGTTCACCATCCTGCTTATCGAGCACGACATGTCGTTCGTGTCCCAGGTCGCGACGCAAGCGTACGTGATGGATTTCGGGTCGAAGATCGCGGAGGGCTCGGTGGACGAGGTGCTGCGCAACCCGGCGGTGATCAAGGCATACCTGGGGGATGATGCCGAGTATGACTATGCTTAA
- a CDS encoding sensor histidine kinase, with protein sequence MAQEARLRALQAQIHPHFLFNTLQLITGLIRQDPALARQMVLRLAQFLRHSVESSRRLLVPLEDDIQHARAYADIVETRFRGRLQIVWEIDPAVPRPWYRPAPCSPCWRTPCATASVRRGWAAGYRSG encoded by the coding sequence ATGGCCCAGGAAGCGCGGCTGCGCGCCCTGCAGGCCCAGATTCACCCGCACTTTTTGTTCAACACCCTGCAGCTCATCACGGGCCTCATCCGCCAGGATCCCGCCCTGGCCCGCCAGATGGTGCTGCGGCTCGCGCAGTTTCTCCGCCACAGCGTGGAGAGCAGCCGGCGCCTTTTGGTGCCGTTGGAGGACGACATCCAGCACGCACGGGCCTATGCGGACATCGTGGAGACCCGGTTCCGGGGCCGGTTGCAAATTGTCTGGGAGATCGATCCCGCCGTCCCCCGGCCCTGGTACCGCCCTGCACCTTGCAGCCCTTGTTGGAGAACTCCGTGCGCCACGGCCTCGGTGCGCAGGGGCTGGGCGGCCGGGTACAGGTCCGGGTGA
- a CDS encoding DUF485 domain-containing protein: MAHPDLSDNWQSMAATPAFRRLVASKKRFLVPTIVFFLAYYLLLCVFAGWAKPLMGTRVFGAVNFGYLFALSQFVMVWVICWLYVRRAAEFDALAAEVAKEEKDA; encoded by the coding sequence ATGGCGCATCCCGATCTGTCCGATAACTGGCAGAGCATGGCCGCCACCCCCGCGTTCCGGCGGCTGGTGGCGAGTAAGAAACGCTTTCTCGTCCCCACCATCGTCTTCTTTCTCGCGTACTATTTACTCCTGTGCGTGTTCGCAGGGTGGGCGAAGCCGCTGATGGGCACGCGGGTGTTCGGCGCCGTCAACTTCGGCTACCTGTTCGCCCTCTCCCAGTTCGTCATGGTGTGGGTCATCTGCTGGCTGTATGTCCGACGCGCTGCCGAATTTGACGCATTGGCGGCCGAGGTGGCCAAGGAGGAGAAAGACGCATGA
- a CDS encoding MFS transporter, protein MRSEMQTEMGPGLRSPGSVRWSVIIWLLIGGIINYLDRTNLSIAAKPMMDELHLSNTDIGLMGTVFSWTYALMQLPAGWLVDRFGAKRMYSIAVLWWSLATLLMGACNKMSQFIAARFLLGVGEAPCFPTSAKVTAAWFPRKERGLATGIWDSSSKWGPALAPPILVAILLATNWRMLFYVTGLIGVVFIVFWMLFYRSPEHSRRLTPEERAYIQADGAGEEQQIGQARIRWGTLFTYRTMWGMILGFFCTIWIWNIFLNFLPLYLQKTYHVKLSALGVYASIPWVGGIVGDILGGYITKRIADAGVASPMNAKRAMIAVCAILAAISVILVPFVHSLAFTITLLTLALAFISAITGSAWALAGDVAPGPMVASVGAIQNFGGYFGGAFSPVITGMIADTTGSYSLAFISGGIIAGCAALCYWFIVKKPISDEV, encoded by the coding sequence ATGCGCTCCGAAATGCAGACGGAGATGGGACCGGGCCTGCGCTCCCCAGGGAGCGTGCGCTGGTCGGTGATCATCTGGTTACTCATCGGCGGAATCATCAATTACTTGGATCGGACCAACCTCAGCATCGCCGCCAAGCCGATGATGGATGAACTGCATCTGAGCAACACCGACATCGGCCTCATGGGCACGGTGTTCTCGTGGACGTACGCACTGATGCAACTGCCGGCCGGATGGCTGGTGGACCGGTTTGGCGCCAAGCGGATGTATTCCATCGCTGTGCTGTGGTGGAGCCTGGCGACGTTGCTCATGGGTGCCTGCAACAAGATGAGCCAGTTCATCGCGGCGCGTTTCTTGCTCGGGGTGGGTGAGGCGCCCTGCTTTCCCACATCGGCCAAGGTGACGGCCGCCTGGTTCCCACGTAAAGAACGCGGGCTGGCAACGGGCATCTGGGACTCGTCGTCCAAATGGGGACCGGCCTTGGCGCCGCCCATTCTCGTCGCCATCCTGTTGGCGACCAACTGGCGCATGCTCTTCTATGTCACCGGCTTGATTGGCGTCGTCTTCATCGTGTTCTGGATGCTGTTCTACCGCAGCCCGGAGCACAGCCGCCGGCTGACGCCGGAGGAGCGGGCGTACATCCAGGCGGACGGAGCGGGTGAGGAACAGCAGATCGGCCAGGCGCGCATCCGCTGGGGGACCCTGTTCACGTACCGGACCATGTGGGGGATGATCCTCGGGTTCTTCTGCACCATCTGGATCTGGAACATCTTTTTGAACTTCCTGCCGCTGTACCTCCAGAAGACGTACCACGTGAAACTGTCCGCCCTCGGCGTGTACGCCAGCATCCCGTGGGTCGGCGGGATCGTCGGGGACATCCTCGGCGGCTACATCACCAAGCGCATCGCCGACGCGGGTGTGGCTTCGCCGATGAACGCCAAGCGGGCGATGATCGCCGTGTGCGCCATCCTGGCGGCCATCTCTGTCATCCTGGTGCCGTTCGTGCATTCGCTGGCGTTCACGATCACGCTGCTGACCCTGGCCCTTGCGTTCATCTCGGCCATTACGGGCAGCGCGTGGGCCTTGGCGGGAGACGTCGCGCCGGGCCCGATGGTGGCGTCCGTGGGTGCCATCCAGAACTTCGGCGGGTACTTCGGCGGCGCCTTTTCACCTGTGATCACCGGGATGATAGCGGATACAACCGGCTCGTACTCGTTGGCGTTCATCAGCGGCGGGATCATCGCCGGATGCGCAGCGCTGTGCTACTGGTTCATCGTGAAAAAACCGATTTCGGACGAGGTGTGA
- a CDS encoding alpha/beta hydrolase: MTLDPRVKQLLAAIDPAAPAPGPGADPVALRALRRQALKDLNLPPRPVGEVMDTTLPGPGGPIPVRVYRPKEAAAYPAAAYPLLVYFHGGGWVLGDLDTVDDTCRALCEVCRRVVVSVDYRLAPEHKFPAATDDALAAVRWAAAHAEALGARAEGLAVAGDSAGGNLAAVAALRVRDEGGPAIAAQVLVYPITDHDFDTPSYRLHETGYSLTRAGMMWFWEQYLARPEDADHPWASPLRAADLTGLPPALVLTAEHDPLRDEGERYADRLREAGVPVRLVRFDGMVHGFFVNAAWDLPQRRAAYETVAAYLREMAPTVG; this comes from the coding sequence ATGACCCTTGACCCACGTGTGAAACAACTGTTGGCCGCCATCGATCCCGCCGCACCGGCGCCGGGCCCTGGCGCGGACCCGGTGGCCCTGCGCGCCCTGCGCCGCCAGGCGCTGAAGGATCTGAACCTGCCGCCGAGACCGGTCGGCGAGGTGATGGACACGACCCTTCCCGGCCCGGGCGGGCCGATCCCCGTCCGGGTGTACCGGCCGAAGGAGGCGGCCGCCTATCCGGCGGCCGCCTACCCGCTGCTGGTGTACTTCCACGGCGGCGGCTGGGTGCTGGGGGACCTCGACACGGTGGACGACACCTGCCGCGCGCTGTGCGAAGTGTGCCGGCGGGTGGTGGTGTCGGTGGATTACCGGTTGGCGCCAGAGCACAAGTTCCCTGCGGCAACCGACGACGCGCTGGCGGCGGTCCGGTGGGCTGCGGCGCATGCGGAGGCGCTGGGCGCCCGCGCGGAAGGGCTTGCCGTGGCGGGGGACAGTGCCGGAGGCAACCTGGCGGCGGTGGCCGCGTTGCGGGTGCGCGACGAGGGCGGTCCCGCCATCGCGGCGCAGGTGTTGGTCTATCCCATCACCGACCACGACTTCGACACGCCGTCCTACCGGTTGCACGAAACCGGCTACTCGCTGACGCGCGCCGGGATGATGTGGTTCTGGGAACAGTATCTCGCGCGGCCGGAGGACGCCGACCACCCGTGGGCGTCTCCCTTGCGCGCCGCGGACCTCACCGGGCTGCCGCCGGCGCTCGTGTTGACGGCCGAGCATGATCCGCTCCGTGACGAAGGCGAGCGCTACGCGGACCGCCTCCGGGAGGCGGGTGTGCCGGTGCGGTTGGTGCGATTCGACGGAATGGTGCATGGATTTTTCGTCAATGCCGCCTGGGATCTGCCGCAGCGGCGGGCGGCCTATGAAACGGTCGCGGCGTATCTCCGGGAGATGGCGCCGACGGTTGGGTGA
- a CDS encoding SDR family NAD(P)-dependent oxidoreductase, protein MRGLQDQVVVVAGGGRGIGRAVADKFAEYGARVAIGSRTGAEVEAAAAAIRERGGQAAGYVLDVTDSASVDAFVERVMADFGRIDSLVYCAGINARVPAEDYPEEAWVRVLNTNLTGAYRTCQAVGRRMIQQGGGSIVTITSMMSHVTTPNQSAYAAAKGGLLQYTRVLAVEWAKYNIRVNAVSPGYIRTEMTARALEEPSFRDNILLKTPQGRLGLPEEIAEAVCFLASPAASFITGIALPVDGGFLAGHPQIVPRG, encoded by the coding sequence ATGAGAGGGCTTCAGGATCAGGTCGTCGTGGTGGCGGGCGGCGGACGCGGCATCGGGCGGGCCGTCGCCGATAAATTCGCGGAATACGGGGCTCGGGTCGCCATCGGGAGCCGCACCGGGGCGGAGGTGGAGGCCGCTGCGGCGGCCATCCGGGAGCGCGGCGGGCAGGCCGCGGGCTATGTCCTCGACGTGACCGACAGCGCCAGCGTCGACGCCTTTGTCGAGCGGGTGATGGCGGATTTCGGGCGCATTGACAGCCTCGTGTATTGCGCGGGGATCAATGCGCGGGTGCCGGCGGAGGATTACCCGGAGGAAGCCTGGGTGCGCGTGTTGAATACCAATTTGACAGGCGCGTACCGGACCTGCCAGGCGGTCGGCCGGCGCATGATCCAGCAGGGCGGCGGCAGCATCGTGACCATCACATCCATGATGTCGCATGTGACCACGCCGAACCAGAGCGCGTACGCCGCGGCCAAAGGGGGGCTCCTGCAGTACACCCGGGTGCTCGCGGTCGAATGGGCGAAATACAACATCCGCGTCAACGCGGTCAGCCCGGGCTACATCCGCACGGAGATGACGGCCCGCGCGCTGGAGGAACCGTCGTTCCGCGACAACATCCTGCTCAAGACGCCCCAGGGCCGCCTTGGGCTGCCGGAGGAGATCGCGGAAGCGGTGTGCTTTTTAGCCTCGCCGGCCGCCTCGTTCATCACCGGGATCGCGCTGCCGGTAGACGGCGGCTTCCTCGCCGGACACCCGCAGATTGTGCCGCGCGGCTGA
- a CDS encoding branched-chain amino acid ABC transporter permease, with protein sequence MQVIQLLVTGLAVGSIYALVALGFVLVYTAVNVVNFAQGDFSMVAAFFMVSLVVSAHLPYALGFVISVILAGVAGYLFQLGVYQPVKNRPRNFLSVMIATVGGSIFLQHLFLILYGPVPLQLPSVFKQQTVDLGGVHVYPQYLLIIAVTAVMVALLNWFFERTKLGKQMQATAQDPTTARLMGINTARMNALTFALSTALGGLAGILVAPVYMVTTTMGSLIGLKAFAASIVGGFSSVKGAIIGGLAIGIIETFGGTYISGAYRDAFAFIVLVLFLIFRPYGLFGEKVSQKV encoded by the coding sequence TTGCAAGTCATCCAATTGCTCGTCACCGGCCTCGCGGTCGGCAGCATCTACGCCCTGGTGGCCCTCGGTTTTGTGCTCGTGTACACAGCGGTCAACGTGGTCAACTTCGCGCAAGGCGACTTCTCCATGGTGGCGGCGTTCTTCATGGTCAGCCTGGTGGTGAGCGCGCACTTGCCGTACGCACTGGGCTTTGTCATCAGCGTCATCCTGGCCGGCGTGGCAGGGTATCTGTTCCAACTCGGCGTGTATCAACCGGTGAAAAACCGGCCGCGCAACTTCCTTTCGGTGATGATCGCCACCGTGGGCGGGTCGATCTTTCTCCAGCACCTGTTTCTCATCCTGTATGGGCCGGTGCCGCTGCAATTGCCAAGCGTGTTCAAGCAGCAGACGGTCGATCTCGGTGGCGTGCACGTGTACCCGCAGTATCTGCTGATCATCGCCGTGACGGCGGTGATGGTGGCGCTGCTCAACTGGTTTTTTGAGCGGACCAAGCTCGGCAAACAGATGCAGGCCACCGCGCAGGATCCGACCACGGCCAGGCTGATGGGCATCAACACGGCGCGCATGAACGCGTTGACGTTCGCGCTCAGCACCGCCCTCGGCGGATTGGCGGGTATCCTGGTGGCCCCGGTGTACATGGTCACGACCACCATGGGATCGCTCATCGGGCTCAAGGCGTTCGCCGCCTCCATCGTCGGCGGCTTCAGCAGTGTCAAAGGCGCCATCATCGGCGGCCTGGCCATCGGGATCATCGAAACGTTCGGCGGAACCTACATCTCCGGTGCGTATCGGGACGCGTTCGCGTTCATCGTGCTCGTCCTGTTCCTCATCTTCCGCCCGTACGGTCTGTTCGGCGAAAAGGTGTCGCAGAAGGTCTGA
- a CDS encoding LytR/AlgR family response regulator transcription factor, with protein MNIIALIVEDEWAARDELMDLLAEQPDIVLCPPAASAREAMERMAAHQPHVIFLDVHMPGGSGIQVARHAALTRDPKGVPLVVFTTAYDEYAIDAFDVEAIDYLLKPYDPQRVAATLSRIRQRLAAGAAPPQILVNGFSTAGSTGVSGTAAVTASPAAPVGIRLMLAGREGFVVVPPHQIRFALRAERWVELHTDRGVLSVRTTLQELSDRLQGLPFFRCHRSCLINLHRIASVRPWVNGAYTIVMDDPEGTELPVSRHAARALFDRLRQFMR; from the coding sequence ATGAACATCATCGCCCTGATTGTCGAAGACGAGTGGGCCGCCCGGGACGAGCTGATGGACCTGTTGGCCGAGCAGCCGGACATCGTGCTCTGTCCGCCGGCCGCCTCGGCCCGCGAGGCGATGGAGCGGATGGCCGCCCACCAACCTCACGTCATCTTCCTCGATGTGCACATGCCCGGCGGATCGGGCATCCAGGTGGCGCGCCACGCCGCGCTGACACGGGACCCAAAGGGCGTCCCGTTGGTGGTGTTCACGACGGCGTACGACGAATACGCCATCGACGCGTTTGACGTGGAGGCCATCGACTACCTGCTCAAGCCGTACGATCCGCAGCGGGTCGCGGCTACCCTCTCCCGCATCCGCCAGCGCCTCGCCGCAGGTGCGGCGCCCCCCCAAATCCTGGTGAACGGGTTTTCCACCGCCGGCAGCACGGGGGTCTCCGGAACTGCGGCGGTGACCGCTTCCCCCGCCGCCCCCGTGGGCATTCGTCTCATGTTGGCGGGCCGCGAAGGATTTGTCGTCGTGCCGCCGCACCAGATTCGGTTCGCGCTTCGGGCCGAGCGCTGGGTGGAATTGCACACGGACCGGGGTGTCCTGTCGGTCCGCACGACCCTCCAGGAACTGTCCGACAGACTGCAGGGTCTGCCGTTCTTCCGCTGCCACCGGAGCTGCCTCATCAATCTCCACCGGATCGCGTCGGTCCGTCCCTGGGTCAACGGAGCTTATACGATTGTGATGGACGATCCCGAAGGGACCGAACTGCCGGTCAGCCGCCACGCGGCCCGGGCGTTGTTCGACCGGCTCCGGCAATTCATGCGCTGA
- a CDS encoding cation acetate symporter, with translation MNQAFILFGLIVLVTLIITYWAARRTRTTSDFYAAGRSLSGWQNGIAIAGDYMSAASFLGICGMIALSGYDGFLYSVGFLVAYLTVLLVVAEPLRNSGKYTMADVVSFRLSPAPVRSMAALSTLVISTFYMIAQMVGAGGLIHLLIGLDYTTAILVVGVLMVLYVVFGGMLGTTWVQIIKAVLLMAGTIVVSLLVLTRFHFSIGQMFQSVVDRYGDTFLQPGLRFKNPVDQISLGLALVLGTAGLPHILIRVYTVPTAKQARSSVVWATVIIGSFYILTTFLGFGAAALVGKDEILKYDKGGNMAAPLLAKHLGGDFLMAFIAAVAFATILAVVAGLTIAASSAFAHDFYAHVIRRGQATEQEQVRVARWTALGVGLASILLGILARNWNVAYMVALAFAVAASANVPVLVFSLFWRRFNTTGAVLGMAVGLVSSLVLVFISPAVMSAKTALFPLQNPGVISIPLGFLAAWLGTYLQREERESVRRFDELFVRSQTGIGAE, from the coding sequence ATGAACCAGGCGTTCATCCTGTTCGGCCTGATCGTCCTCGTCACGCTCATCATCACCTATTGGGCGGCGCGCCGCACGCGCACGACGTCCGACTTTTACGCCGCCGGCCGCTCTCTGTCGGGGTGGCAAAACGGGATCGCCATCGCCGGCGACTACATGAGCGCCGCGTCCTTTCTCGGCATCTGCGGCATGATCGCCCTCAGCGGCTACGATGGATTTCTGTATTCGGTGGGGTTCCTCGTCGCCTACCTGACGGTCCTGCTCGTCGTCGCCGAACCCCTGCGCAATTCGGGCAAGTACACCATGGCGGACGTGGTGTCGTTCCGGCTCAGCCCTGCGCCCGTGCGATCCATGGCCGCCCTGAGCACGCTGGTCATCAGCACGTTCTACATGATCGCCCAGATGGTCGGTGCGGGCGGCCTGATCCACTTGCTCATCGGGCTCGACTACACCACCGCCATCTTGGTGGTCGGCGTACTGATGGTGCTGTACGTCGTCTTCGGCGGCATGCTCGGCACCACCTGGGTACAGATCATCAAGGCGGTGCTCCTCATGGCCGGGACCATCGTCGTCAGCCTGCTCGTCCTGACGCGCTTCCACTTCAGCATCGGCCAGATGTTCCAGTCCGTGGTCGACCGCTATGGCGACACCTTCCTCCAGCCGGGGCTTCGCTTCAAGAACCCCGTTGACCAGATCTCCCTGGGCTTGGCGCTGGTGCTCGGCACGGCGGGCCTGCCGCATATCCTCATCCGCGTTTACACCGTTCCCACCGCGAAACAGGCGCGATCGTCCGTGGTGTGGGCCACCGTCATCATCGGCTCTTTCTACATCCTGACCACGTTCCTCGGCTTTGGTGCCGCGGCGCTCGTCGGCAAGGACGAGATCCTCAAGTACGACAAGGGTGGCAACATGGCGGCGCCGCTGCTCGCGAAGCACCTGGGCGGCGACTTCCTCATGGCGTTCATCGCCGCGGTCGCCTTCGCCACCATCCTGGCGGTCGTCGCCGGCCTGACCATCGCCGCGTCGTCTGCGTTCGCCCACGACTTCTACGCCCATGTGATCCGCCGCGGCCAGGCCACCGAACAGGAGCAGGTGCGCGTCGCCCGCTGGACGGCCCTCGGGGTGGGCCTCGCGTCCATCCTGCTCGGCATCCTCGCCCGCAACTGGAACGTCGCGTACATGGTCGCCCTGGCCTTCGCCGTGGCGGCCAGCGCCAACGTCCCCGTGCTGGTGTTCTCGCTCTTCTGGCGGCGCTTCAACACCACCGGAGCCGTGCTCGGCATGGCCGTCGGCCTGGTGTCCTCGCTGGTCTTGGTCTTCATCAGCCCGGCTGTCATGAGCGCGAAGACCGCCCTGTTCCCGCTTCAGAACCCGGGGGTCATCAGCATCCCGCTGGGCTTCCTCGCCGCTTGGCTCGGCACCTATCTGCAGCGAGAGGAGCGGGAGTCCGTCCGGCGGTTCGACGAGCTGTTCGTCCGCTCCCAGACCGGCATCGGCGCCGAGTAA
- a CDS encoding ABC transporter ATP-binding protein, translated as MLKVNHIESRYGEVVGLHDISLEVNEGEIVALLGVNGAGKSTTLKTISGLLHPTKGTIEYLGERIDRLPPEIIVRKGIVHVPEGRRIFPGLTVKENLIMGTSNRKVSKAEVEQGIERVLAIFPDLKRLMNQLGWSLSGGQQQMLAIGRGLMANPKILMLDEPSLGLAPVIVKQVFQTIREINEQGVTVLLVEQNASMSLRIAHRAYLLETGRVVRTDTAANLLADDAVRTTLLTAHGRG; from the coding sequence ATGCTTAAGGTCAATCACATCGAATCCCGCTACGGCGAGGTCGTGGGGCTGCACGATATTTCCCTGGAAGTGAATGAAGGGGAGATCGTCGCGCTGCTCGGGGTCAACGGGGCGGGCAAGTCGACGACGCTCAAGACCATCTCCGGGCTCCTGCACCCGACGAAGGGCACCATCGAGTATCTGGGCGAGCGGATTGACCGGCTGCCGCCGGAGATCATCGTGCGCAAGGGCATTGTGCACGTCCCCGAAGGCCGGCGCATCTTTCCCGGCCTGACGGTGAAGGAAAACCTCATCATGGGGACCTCCAATCGCAAGGTGTCCAAAGCGGAGGTGGAGCAGGGCATCGAGCGCGTGCTGGCCATCTTCCCGGACCTCAAGCGGCTGATGAACCAGCTCGGCTGGTCGCTCAGTGGCGGCCAGCAGCAGATGCTGGCCATCGGGCGCGGGCTGATGGCCAACCCGAAGATCCTCATGCTCGACGAGCCCTCGCTCGGTCTGGCGCCGGTCATCGTCAAGCAGGTCTTTCAGACCATCCGCGAGATCAACGAACAGGGGGTGACGGTGCTGCTGGTGGAGCAAAACGCCAGCATGAGCCTGCGCATTGCGCATCGCGCATACCTGCTGGAGACCGGCCGGGTGGTTCGGACGGATACCGCGGCGAACCTGCTCGCGGACGACGCGGTGCGCACGACGCTGTTGACCGCCCACGGGCGGGGATGA